From Amphiura filiformis chromosome 20, Afil_fr2py, whole genome shotgun sequence, a single genomic window includes:
- the LOC140142419 gene encoding uncharacterized protein — protein MDVTQDLLLVQHVEKVTRSREGQRSSLLDLIFTDDENSIDTITHAAAVGKSDHDSLVWTFICQSETIKSNREKLNYAKGNYQEIRQHFANIDWNSKLSSINCDEAWSSFKEEYHDAVEKFVLKKKPRNRNKPLWMKAHVKKSVKKKHQLYMKYRKTQRYKDYLEYTKQRNKTKKVINKAQATYEDKLMKEFKEKPKQFYNYVRAKQKVKTGISRLENEEGEMTKTDEEAANVLNKFFETVFTQEPGGDIPELNSRHNGVFLTECTFTEEDVKEQMQKLKPDKSPGLDGINPHVLNRCAEEMAKPLYIIYRKSLEEGNYPMIGNQPE, from the coding sequence ATGGATGTTACACAAGATTTGTTACTGGTTCAGCATGTTGAAAAGGTTACAAGAAGCAGAGAGGGTCAGAGATCTTCACTCTTAGATCTGATTTTTACagatgatgaaaactcaattgaTACCATTACACACGCTGCAGCAGTAGGTAAAAGTGACCACGATAGCCTAGTGTGGACGTTTATTTGCCAATCAGAGACAATTAAATCAAACAGAGAGAAACTTAACTATGCCAAAGGAAACTACCAAGAAATAAGACAGCATTTTGCCAATATTGACTGGAACTCAAAACTGAGTTCAATAAACTGTGACGAAGCTTGGTCAAGTTTTAAAGAGGAGTATCACGATGCAGTTGAGAAGTTTGTGCTGAAAAAGAAGCCAAGAAATAGAAATAAGCCGTTATGGATGAAAGCACATGTGAAGAAATCTGTCAAGAAGAAGCACCAGCTGTATATGAAGTACAGGAAGACACAGCGGTACAAGGACTATTTGGAGTATACAAAACAAAGGAATAAGACAAAGAAAGTTATCAACAAGGCACAGGCTACTTATGAAGATAAACTGATGAAAGAATTCAAGGAGAAACCAAAGCAGTTTTACAATTATGTAAGGGCTAAACAGAAAGTTAAAACCGGCATATCAAGGTTGGAAAATGAAGAGGGAGAGATGACTAAGACAGATGAAGAAGCCGCTAATGTCTTAAACAAATTTTTTGAGACAGTCTTCACACAGGAACCTGGTGGTGATATCCCAGAGTTGAACTCCAGGCACAATGGTGTATTTCTGACTGAATGCACATTCACAGAAGAAGATGTTAAAGAGCAGATGCAGAAACTCAAGCCGGATAAATCACCGGGGCTAGATGGTATTAACCCGCATGTATTGAACAGGTGTGCTGAGGAAATGGCCAAACCCTTGTATATTATATACAGGAAGTCCCTTGAGGAAGGAAATTACCCGATGATTGGAAATCAGCCAGAGTAG